The following nucleotide sequence is from Mesorhizobium sp. J8.
CACCGTTCGTGCCGAAGGCGTAATTCCGTTCGAGCAGTGAGCCGCGTGCCACCGGCGCGCGGCTCTTTCCACACTCAGAGACGGACGGTCTCCGCGAGAAAGTCGAGGAAGGCCCGCACGCGGGCCGGCAGATGCTTGCCCTGGCCGACATAGACGGCATGCGTCGGCTCCTCGTCGCCGGGATTGAATTCCTCGAGCAACGGCACGAGACGCCCCGCGGCGATGTCGGGCTCGACATGCCAGCGCGCCAGCCGAGCAATGCCGGCGCCGGCCAGCGTCGTTCGCCGCATCGCCTCGCCGTCGGTGAGCGACATGTTCCCGACGATCGGCATGATGATCGATTTGCCTGCCGCATCGACGAAGGGCCAGCCTTCGATATGCCTGGCGAAGCCGAAGGCCAGCATGTTGTGGCGGGCGAGGTCGGACAATGCGCGTGGCGTGCCGCGCGCCTGGAGATAGGCAGGCGACGCGACCAGCACCATCCGGCTCTGGCCGAGCTTGCGCGCAACCAGGCGTGACTCGCGCAGCGGCCCGGCGCGGATGGCGACATCGGCGCGCTCCTCCA
It contains:
- a CDS encoding LysR family transcriptional regulator is translated as MARLDINRSGEIEVFIRVVEAGSFSAAARALRMTPSAVSKLIARLEARLGARLISRSTRKLQLTPEGLAFHDSGARILADLDAAEREAAAGAAPRGRLRVNSYVPFGQHRLMELLPRFLERYPEIFVEAVLTDSVIDLLEERADVAIRAGPLRESRLVARKLGQSRMVLVASPAYLQARGTPRALSDLARHNMLAFGFARHIEGWPFVDAAGKSIIMPIVGNMSLTDGEAMRRTTLAGAGIARLARWHVEPDIAAGRLVPLLEEFNPGDEEPTHAVYVGQGKHLPARVRAFLDFLAETVRL